The following proteins are co-located in the Clupea harengus unplaced genomic scaffold, Ch_v2.0.2, whole genome shotgun sequence genome:
- the LOC122128977 gene encoding myeloid-associated differentiation marker homolog, protein MACPALWSGSLVVLADFDMELGALRSVATVSVPLSVLRLLEVALTCVSFSLVASVGNSSSSYWAWCMFSWCFCCFLTLLILVLEFARLSACLPISWDDFTIAFAMLAALMLLAASIIYPSVVFSCPGCARQVAASVTSCLAFLAYCVEVGVTRAQPGQVSGFLSTVPGLLKVLEAFVACIIFISLEPARVSAFPGLQWCVAVYALAFIFSLLIIILTVGRLLGVCPCPLEQVLVAFNVLAVLMYATAVIVWPVYAFRNNPRPSNCRHCPWDGLVVVSFMTCVNLLAYIVDTVYSVRLVFFITPS, encoded by the exons atggctTGCCCTgctctctggtctggatccctTGTGGTCCTAGCTGACTTTGACATG GAACTTGGAGCCCTGCGGAGTGTGGCGACGGTGTCTGTCCCTCTGAGCGTGCTGCGCCTGCTGGAGGTGGCCCTGACCTGCGTGAGCTTCAGCCTGGTGGCGTCGGTGGgcaactcttcctcctcctactGGGCCTGGTGCATGTTCAGCTGGTGCTTCTGCTGcttcctcaccctcctcatccTCGTGCTGGAGTTCGCCCGCCTAAGCGCGTGCCTGCCCATCTCGTGGGACGACTTCACCATCGCCTTCGCCATGCTGGCCGCCCTCATGCTGCTGGCCGCCTCCATCATCTACCCCTCCGTGGTGTTCTCCTGCCCCGGCTGCGCCCGCCAGGTGGCCGCCAGCGTCACGTCCTGCCTGGCATTCCTGGCGTACTGCGTGGAGGTGGGCGTGACCAGGGCGCAGCCGGGGCAGGTCAGCGGGTTCCTGTCCACGGTCCCGGGCCTGCTGAAGGTTCTGGAAGCGTTCGTGGCCTGCATCATCTTCATCTCCCTGGAGCCGGCACGCGTGTCGGCGTTCCCTGGGCTGCAGTGGTGCGTGGCGGTGTACGCTCTGGCCTTCATCTTCTCCCtgctcatcatcatcctcaccgTGGGCCGCCTGCTGGGCGTGTGCCCCTGCCCGCTGGAGCAGGTGCTGGTGGCCTTTAACGTGCTGGCCGTGCTCATGTACGCCACTGCTGTTATCGTCTGGCCCGTCTACGCCTTCCGGAACAATCCGCGGCCCTCCAACTGCCGCCACTGCCCCTGGGACGGCCTGGTGGTGGTCTCCTTCATGACGTGCGTCAACCTCCTCGCCTACATTGTGGACACCGTCTACTCTGTCCGACTTGTGTTCTTCATCACGCCATCTTAG